CGAATTTTGTCGCCAATTTAACGAAAAAACGCAAGATCAACCCGGAATGATTTTTCCGGTAGTGATTTATGTAGCAAAAAATAAATCTTTCACATTTGAGATCAAAACTCCTCCAGCCAGTGTACTGATAAAGAAAGAAGCGGGACTTGCCAAAGGCTCCGCTACACCAAACAAAGCAAAAGTGGGAAAACTAAATCAGGCACAGCTGAAGACAATTGCCGAACTCA
This portion of the Candidatus Cloacimonadota bacterium genome encodes:
- the rplK gene encoding 50S ribosomal protein L11; translation: MAKPKDAVAILKLQLPAGKATPAPPVGPALGQVGVNIPEFCRQFNEKTQDQPGMIFPVVIYVAKNKSFTFEIKTPPASVLIKKEAGLAKGSATPNKAKVGKLNQAQLKTIAELKIQDMNCHSLESAMSMIAGTARSMGVTIDE